A region of Lycium barbarum isolate Lr01 chromosome 3, ASM1917538v2, whole genome shotgun sequence DNA encodes the following proteins:
- the LOC132630994 gene encoding G-type lectin S-receptor-like serine/threonine-protein kinase SD2-5 — protein MKINELVFVIYWLAHGHCFSDVQIGYEVSLAIPTSYNRGFIGRAFLMETDKQTAPNFRAAISVEANNEKYTCSLDVFLGDVKVWSSGHFSKFYTIDKCALQLTQYGDLLLKGQDDKVGWKAGTSGQGVKRLHLLGTGNLVLVDALNLIKWQSFNFPTNIMLWGQRLSSRTRLTSFPINSSLSYSFEIQYDKIALYLYSGKSKYSYWEYTPSEVDGLNITYVELTSNALEIFNNENHRIGRIKSDKPEPLRFLALGNNTGNLGFYYYSSDKGKFEASYQALNTTCDLPLACKPYGICTFSKQCSCIRLIKRGDGLLSDCTENVTEGFCGRNESQMLELQGVTSILRSNPYKVNVSKEICANLCLDNCTCVAALHFSFEDSEDDPTKPGECYLYGLVRGVKQIERDGRLSYMVKVPKGIDQGHDKHSHWKKWIPIVVGVVDGVVLLLVLGGIGYYVIRKRRKSCADTGHSN, from the exons ATGAAAATCAATGAGCTTGTTTTTGTCATTTATTGGTTGGCTCATGGCCATTGCTTTTCTGATGTACAAATTGGTTATGAGGTAAGTCTTGCTATACCAACATCATATAACAGAGGATTCATAGGCAGGGCATTTTTAATGGAAACTGACAAACAAACGGCACCAAATTTTAGAGCTGCAATAAGTGTTGAAGCCAATAATGAGAAGTACACATGTTCACTTGATGTCTTTCTTGGAGATGTGAAAGTTTGGAGTTCTGGTCAtttttcaaagttctacacaataGACAAATGTGCACTTCAACTAACTCAATATGGAGACTTATTGTTGAAGGGTCAAGATGATAAAGTTGGATGGAAAGCTGGTACTTCTGGACAAGGTGTGAAG AGGCTGCACTTACTTGGGACAGGTAATTTGGTCTTAGTTGATGCTTTGAACTTGATAAAATGGCAAAGTTTCAATTTCCCAACTAATATTATGCTTTGGGGCCAAAGACTAAGCTCAAGAACTCGGTTAACTTCTTTCCCTATCAACTCTAGTTTGTCATATTCTTTTGAGATTCAGTATGACAAGATTGCATTGTACTTGTACTCTGGAAAATCGAAGTATTCGTACTGGGAATATACACCTTCGGAAGTGGATGGCCTAAATATCACTTATGTTGAGTTAACTTCCAACGCGTTGGAGATATTCAACAACGAAAACCATAGAATCGGAAGAATAAAATCTGACAAGCCAGAGCCTCTGAGGTTTTTAGCATTGGGGAATAACACCGGGAATTTGGGATTCTATTATTACTCATCTGACAAAGGAAAGTTTGAAGCTTCATATCAAGCACTAAACACTACTTGTGATCTTCCTTTGGCATGTAAACCTTATGGTATTTGTACATTTTCAAAACAGTGTTCTTGCATAAGGCTAATAAAAAGAGGAGACGGGTTGCTTTCTGATTGCACGGAAAATGTAACCGAGGGATTTTGTGGAAGAAATGAATCCCAAATGCTAGAATTACAAGGCGTTACGAGTATATTAAGAAGCAATCCTTATAAGGTCAATGTCAGCAAAGAAATATGCGCGAATTTGTGCTTGGATAACTGTACATGTGTTGCGGCATTACATTTTTCATTTGAGGATTCTGAGGATGATCCCACAAAACCGGGCGAATGCTATCTGTATGGACTAGTGAGAGGAGTTAAACAAATAGAAAGGGATGGAAGACTGAGTTATATGGTCAAGGTACCAAAGGGAATTGATCAAGGTCATGATAAGCACTCTCATTGGAAGAAATGGATTCCAATTGTTGTAGGAGTGGTTGATGGAGTTGTATTATTACTTGTTTTAGGAGGGATTGGATACTATGTAATACGAAAGAGAAGAAAGTCGTGCGCGGATACTGGTCACAGCAATTGA